attcaCCAATGGAAATTTTCATATAGCCCAAGTTTTTTAATATCAGGTGATACATTTGGGAAAattaaatatggaaaaaaattcattgcaatatagttaaaatttggttagaaaaacattttaaagattcttgatttttttttgttcccattGGACATTACAGTTCAGAGAATTGATACAACAACGATGGTAATTTTTGCTATTCTCTCATGAGCTTTTCTCTTCCAGTGAGATCTGTAACTCCAAATCTTCATTTCCTCTCTTGATCTTAAGTTTCACCTTATCACCTACACTGTACTCATCCAATACCTTCATCAACTCTGCTTTGTTTTTCACCTGATTTAACCACAGAACAATCAGAAATAGGTTCTTCATTCCAAGAACAATGACAACAAAGggacaaaacaaccaaaacttGAGAATAGAGGTTCGTCGGGCTTACGGGTTTGTCATCAACTGCAACAATGACATCTCCAAGCACTATATTACCAGCAAAACCCCGAGATGTTGGATGCAAGCCTGCTTTTTCTGCTAGACTATTTCCCGGTACCTGTTTTTGCATGAAAAAAACGGCTCTTGTAATCATAGTCATCAAACAAATTAACGGGTTTCGAGGTTTCAGAGTACGAAGTGTTTTACATACCTGAAGGACAAGGGCTCCATTACGAACATTGAGTTGATTAGCTACTGGATCAGGGGCTAACTCTATGTTAATACCAGCTCGAAGGACCTGTAGTTTTTGGATATAGTAACAACATtacaaaaaattctaaatatggAAGGCGAAAGAAAGCCAGattaagaaaacagaacaatggATTGTATTCATGCTTACCTTACTGAACTGGATTAGTTGAGGAACAATCTTCAATACAGTTGATGACGGAATTGCAAACCCGACACCAGCAGATGTTCCTGTTTGAAGTCAggattaaatattataatggAATTCTTACATGATTCTGTGAGTCAAAGATAAATCACCTGTCTGTGTGAATATGGCTGTGTTGATCCCAATTAAGTTCCCTTTTGAATCAAGCAGAGGACCTCCACTGCAAAATTCAATGAAGAAAGATCCATTAAAACCCACATAGAAAATGTAACTATTCCCCTCTTTTTGTATGTTTCTGTAGACGTACCTATTCCCCGGGTTGATGGCTGCATCAGTTTGAATTCCACCACCAATGGTAACTCCTGTTTGACTAAAAATGTCACGGTTGAGACCGCTGATGACCCCAACCGTAAGGGTGTGGTCAAAACCAAAGGGGTTTCCAATTGCTAAACACTGCTGCCCAACTTTTAGAGAATTTGACTGTCCAACTTTAATCGGTTTCAGGAGTATTTCAGGGGCTTCTACCTGAGTTTTTATGGTAAAATCAATATAAGCAGTTGATTCTTTTTAACTTTCGTCGACAAATATTACAACATAGAGTATACCTTCAAGACAGCAAGATCTTTAGCACGATCAGCACCTACAAGTTTTCCTTCAAAATTCTTCTGTACCCTTCAAGATTTTCACAAACGAGCAGAGATGAGAATAACTAAAGACTACAAACGGCTGAAATAATTCATCCCCCCAGAACAAATCTCACCCATCAGATGCTAGAATATTCACACGACCAACAACATCCCCGGGGCTAGGATTTCTTGAAAGGGCATTGCCAATAACTGTTCAGCAGAAGATACAGCTAAACTTACAATATTATCATTTATCTACAATCCGAGCCCATCTCAAGCACTTGAAcacttaatcacagttcattcaAATCATCTTACCGTGATAATTGGTCACAATGTATCCCTCTCCATTCCAGACTACTCCAGAGCCATTTCCTTCGGGTATCTAAGATTACATTGTGAGTGAAATTGTATGTCAAAAACAATCGATAACAACATGAATCAGGGATACTCTTTAAGTACTGAGAAAACAGTACCTCAACCACACCCGTCATTTTGAGCTGAGGTCGTAATGTCACATCAAATATGTTGACAACGGAATAAGTATTCTTCTCAAACAATTGGACAATTCTCCCCTGACACAGagaaaaagataagaagaatcTTAATATAACCATCAAAACCTGAAACTTCCATTACagttatcaaagaaacaaacctcAGTAGGGAAAAGAGGTCCAGCTGGGAAAACAGGTGGACTTACATCTTCAACTGTCGTAACGGATGGATCACcaagagctaaggctgaagtaATTCACCACAGAGCATAGTCAACAATCAAATTATATCACTGTGAATCAATGAAAACAATCTCACTATAAGCAAAAAACTTAAAGTGTTATGAAAAGGCTAAGATTAGATCATGATGATTCATGTTATCTCCTAGTGCAACAAATCCTGTTAACTGCTTTgatattggaaaaaaaaggtttctttttGGTAGTTCTAGTTCAAGGAGCTTCTGAAATCTAACACGGCTATTGCAAAATCCTTTCGACTAAGAACTCTGGATCATAACTAGCTAGGAACTACAACGCTCTCATTGTGACAATTAAGCTTCTTATACAAAATTTGCCTCATCGAATTGTTGAAAACAAAGAgttagaagaaaaaaggaaaaaaaaaaaaagctgaactAGGTGCAGACCTGATGAGTACCTTGAAGGATTATAGCACAAATTCATGAAAAAACTTGTCAACAAGATACGTCTTGTCGTCGAAGGGACACTTTTCACAGCTAACTCATGCAAATTCGACTTCCAATCTCGAGTTAccctaaagaaaacaaagcagcCAAAAAGCTAACATAAACATCAAAATTCCAACGAAATCAACAAATCTTACATTTAACAAAATGGCTGATACAAAGTTCGAAACTGAGAGTTTACCCCCATAGCTTTACATTTACCAACAAAATTACCAGTTTTgacataaacacaaattgaaaAGATTGTCCCAAAAGTTATCTCTATGGTGATTTCTCATTACCATCTTTGAAAACAATTCATAACACTAAAACAGAGTATCAGACATAACATCATCATTCTTAATAACACACTCAGTAACCTAAGAACCgttgtgaacaaaaaaaagtcataatCTTTGAGGAACCCAAATCAAAACGAATAATTTTGGTGACAAATGTAAGAAACTCAAATGGCTTACTTGACTAAAGAAACGGGTCGGTCTGAAAGGACGTCGCCTTGGGAAATTCTGGAACAGGCGGAGGAAAGAAGTTGTCGTCGACCCACAAACTCATTCTCAGTTGAATTGATCGGATTAGGTTTCAAAGAGAAAGATGCTATTACCTGCTGCATCTTTCTTTACTACCTAAGCAACAATTCTCAGGGAAACTCTGACACCAATCGATATGGGCAAGCTAAACCTggataatttgtttttcttttgtgtagctgaggaagaaggagatacTGAAATACCGTAAATACCCCTCCttagtaattattaaaaatgtctTTCTTTCGGCccaatttgttattttgtatttagtaattgtattattattttagcgtaatttcttctttattttataaaccaaaaatacatCTTCACGATTATAGTAATATCAACTAATATTTGaagttattaagaaaaataaacttttcttttcttctttagcttGAAGTGACATTGTAGATGGAGAgctaaattattttgattattctgTTATAGGATGATTATCTACTTTGTTAAAATTACTATAAACCAtaatcaattacaaaaaaacttattttaaaagataaataaaggAAACCCCATttacatttattaaataaaatggtAAAATAAGTAGagaaattcttttaaataccactaaaaagtttttttccaaaaataccatattttagtttttttcccccaaaaatatcacaaattttttttttccaaaattacaacaaacacaaaaaattgatttttaaggatgtaaaaacttttttttaggtttgggttgacacattcagtatttagaatttagaaattagtttttagtattagaactttaattaaattatgtggtattttagaaaaaaatatattttagtgatatttttgaaaaaaaaactaaattgtaatatttttggaataaaaacttattttagtgatatttatGATAGTATCTAATTAGTAAAATACATAGACTGTGTCTGTATGTCGATGGAATCCTTATAAAGTGAAACCTCTCACTCGGCTAGAGGATCTATTATTATTCTCTTCCACCGACCACAAAAACCAAGGCACGAGATagaaaacccctaaaacaaGAAGCCATTTCTTGGAGACGAAGGTAAGTTACCTTAGGTAACCTCCGATCTCCGCTTCTCTCTTTAGATTGTCCTCCACAGTAATCGAATTCCAATTTTACTTGTGAGTTctgaaaattttggttgaatACAGATACtcagaaaccctaaatcattAAGGTGCATTATCTAAATCTATGGCCTCCGTGTCTTCGCCGGCGCCGGAGTCTTCCACGGCTGCGACTACGCCAGAGATTTATCAACTGGCGATTTCACTACCTCCTGGTTTCTTCTTCCAACCCAGTCCTGAGGATCTACCTAAAAGGGAAAGTGTCGAACGAGGATTTTACTGATGCAATTGCGGAGGTGGATATCTACAAGTACGAAGCCTGGGATCTACCAGGTTTGGTTTTCgatttctttctgtttcttgaaCTGATTTTGGTAAACTTTGGTAGTGTTTTGGTAGTAAGTAATCAACTAGAGTCGTTAAGGTTTTAGATTGTGTTTGAACTAATCTGCACAAATAAGAATCTTGAATTGATGTATCTCGTTTACGCTTCTTAATTATAAACTCAGTTTCTATTAGTTGCTGTGTGTAACAACTCTTGTAATTAATGATCATTCACGTTATTAAGTTATAACAATCTCTTACTTCTCATACAATTACAATCTCTCTGGGCATTCAAAGCTCAAGTCCACCACGAATGTATGGTTTTTCTTTACCCCGGCGAGGAAGTATAACCGCGGTCCTAGAACAAAACGGGTGACTCCACATGGGAGGTGGGGAGTGAAGCTAAAAGAAGGTGGTGGCTCTAAGAAGAAAGAGTTTAAAGATCAAAACAGTGATCTCAGCGGGACAATGAAGCCATTCAATTTCTACACTAGGAATATTGACAAAAAGGAAAAGCTTACTTCATGGAGCATGGAAGAGTATCGCTTGGATAACTTTGACACTTTTTCCTTGTGCAAGTTGtttcagaggaagaaggaggacGAGGAACCCAATCCGGCCATCATGGTACAGACCTTATTTACTGCTTTTTTTTATCTCCAAATTCTTCTCCCGTTTTAATTTGTCAGTACGTTTTCCTAGGTTGAGCAGCCGACAGAGATAGCTCAGAACAATGTCCAACAAGAAGGTCGAGACAATACGCTACATGACacctcatcatcttcctcagatGACGATGCCGCCACTGCATTGCTCATGATCCCACAAGCCCGCACAtagtgatgaagagaaagaaaggagaaacaATAAATCCTAATTTGTCTGCAAATTACCTgcacatggtttttttttttttttttggtgtaaatttTCCAATACGCTACATGTCTGCTTTATTAGTTTAAGTGCAGATCAAACAAAAGTACAATCAATGAAGATTGGGATTATAACCCTTTAAAGGGTACACTAAAACATCACGTAATTAGTAAGATTTTAAATGCTCTCTCTTTTGTCACAGTAAACCTGAATCCCTTAAACATCTTGGCCATCGTATCTGCAAATAGTTGATTCAGTAGATATGATTGCATTCTTGTGGCAATTTGGAATTCAAGACTCGATCACACCAGCATACACCTTCATAAGAAAGAATTAAGACAGTGAGAGAATCTTTAAGATCCAATGGTATAGTGTGTGGTCAGAATATGTGCTGAGGTGAGCTTTGGTCCGCACAGGAAGGTGAGATCAGAAAACTTAACACTAGTTTTCAAGATCGACAAAGTAGAGGCTGTAGAGCAGTGCATATATAAGGAGACCCACATTGCAGGTAAGtgattgtgtattgttttgttttcgagGGGAACTAAACTCTCGTCAATatagaatcaaaaaaaaataatccataTAAGAGTTCTAGCAACCGATCAAGAAATAGAATAGTTTATTACAGGTCCGTGTTCCCATCTTCTAAGTTGATCTTCACAATCTGCCTTATGGTCTGGTTTACAGTAGTATCCTTGTAGTAAGGTGCTTCATCGGGTGATAGATTGTCATCCTCGTCGACTTTTACCTTATCTTGTTCTGACAAGAAAACGTTGAAACCAATAATCAACTTGTTATGTCCTTGAAGCAACTCATTAGCCTTCAAAAGCATAGCATCTATGTCGATCCTGCAAGAAAACAGAATTCGACATTCgatttttattatcaaatctTATTGTAACAAATTTTTACTGTGagagatatctaaatatatcCCAACCT
The sequence above is a segment of the Camelina sativa cultivar DH55 chromosome 10, Cs, whole genome shotgun sequence genome. Coding sequences within it:
- the LOC104719592 gene encoding protease Do-like 8, chloroplastic isoform X2, translating into MQQVIASFSLKPNPINSTENEFVGRRQLLSSACSRISQGDVLSDRPVSLVKVTRDWKSNLHELAVKSVPSTTRRILLTSFFMNLCYNPSRYSSALALGDPSVTTVEDGRIVQLFEKNTYSVVNIFDVTLRPQLKMTGVVEIPEGNGSGVVWNGEGYIVTNYHVIGNALSRNPSPGDVVGRVNILASDGVQKNFEGKLVGADRAKDLAVLKVEAPEILLKPIKVGQSNSLKVGQQCLAIGNPFGFDHTLTVGVISGLNRDIFSQTGVTIGGGIQTDAAINPGNSGGPLLDSKGNLIGINTAIFTQTGTSAGVGFAIPSSTVLKIVPQLIQFSKVLRAGINIELAPDPVANQLNVRNGALVLQVPGNSLAEKAGLHPTSRGFAGNIVLGDVIVAVDDKPVKNKAELMKVLDEYSVGDKVKLKIKRGNEDLELQISLEEKSS
- the LOC104719592 gene encoding protease Do-like 8, chloroplastic isoform X1, which gives rise to MQQVIASFSLKPNPINSTENEFVGRRQLLSSACSRISQGDVLSDRPVSLVKVTRDWKSNLHELAVKSVPSTTRRILLTSFFMNLCYNPSRYSSALALGDPSVTTVEDVSPPVFPAGPLFPTEGRIVQLFEKNTYSVVNIFDVTLRPQLKMTGVVEIPEGNGSGVVWNGEGYIVTNYHVIGNALSRNPSPGDVVGRVNILASDGVQKNFEGKLVGADRAKDLAVLKVEAPEILLKPIKVGQSNSLKVGQQCLAIGNPFGFDHTLTVGVISGLNRDIFSQTGVTIGGGIQTDAAINPGNSGGPLLDSKGNLIGINTAIFTQTGTSAGVGFAIPSSTVLKIVPQLIQFSKVLRAGINIELAPDPVANQLNVRNGALVLQVPGNSLAEKAGLHPTSRGFAGNIVLGDVIVAVDDKPVKNKAELMKVLDEYSVGDKVKLKIKRGNEDLELQISLEEKSS
- the LOC104719594 gene encoding paired amphipathic helix protein Sin3-like 3, producing the protein MMALTPQTVGVGGAVVAAKPNLTKEDAKRFLKQVKREFADSVGKYATFRQLMIDFKDGRIDIDAMLLKANELLQGHNKLIIGFNVFLSEQDKVKVDEDDNLSPDEAPYYKDTTVNQTIRQIVKINLEDGNTDL